A DNA window from Pseudomonas resinovorans NBRC 106553 contains the following coding sequences:
- a CDS encoding PA0069 family radical SAM protein, with translation MPAPLPPRGRGTASNPFNRFAPTTSVALDDGWFQEVPPSRATEVRLETAKSIITRNQSPDLPFDRSVNPYRGCEHGCIYCYARPSHAYWDMSPGLDFETRLIAKTNAVALLEQQLSKPGYQCAPINLGSNTDPYQPIEREHRLTRQTLEVLLRYRHPVTIVTKGSLVLRDLDLLTELAEQNLVAVMISLTTLDDELKRTLEPRAAAPSARLRAIRVLRENRIPVGVLCSPMIPMINDMELESLLEAARDAGARQANYMLLRLPREVAPLFEEWLEAYYPQRARHVMSIIRQCRGGEVYDSRFGHRFKGEGPFAELLAQRFAVAIRKLGLNRRRDYELDCSRFCPPGGQMALL, from the coding sequence ATGCCTGCCCCTCTCCCGCCCCGTGGCCGTGGTACGGCCAGCAACCCGTTCAACCGCTTCGCCCCGACCACCTCGGTGGCTCTGGATGACGGCTGGTTCCAGGAAGTCCCGCCCAGCCGCGCCACCGAGGTACGGCTGGAAACCGCCAAGAGCATCATTACCCGCAACCAGTCGCCGGACCTGCCCTTCGACCGTTCGGTGAACCCCTACCGTGGCTGCGAACACGGCTGCATCTACTGCTACGCCAGGCCCAGCCACGCGTATTGGGACATGTCGCCGGGGCTGGATTTCGAGACCCGGCTGATCGCCAAGACCAACGCCGTGGCCCTGCTCGAACAACAGCTGTCCAAGCCCGGCTACCAGTGCGCGCCGATCAACCTCGGCTCCAACACCGACCCCTACCAGCCCATCGAACGGGAACACCGCCTCACCCGGCAGACCCTCGAAGTGCTGCTGCGCTATCGGCATCCGGTGACCATAGTGACCAAGGGCTCGCTGGTGCTGCGTGACCTCGACCTGCTGACCGAGCTGGCGGAGCAGAACCTGGTGGCGGTGATGATCAGCCTGACCACCCTGGACGATGAGTTGAAACGCACCCTCGAACCCCGCGCCGCCGCTCCGTCCGCTCGTCTGCGGGCGATCCGCGTATTGCGCGAAAACCGCATTCCGGTGGGCGTGCTCTGCTCGCCGATGATCCCGATGATCAACGACATGGAACTGGAAAGCCTGCTGGAAGCGGCGCGCGACGCTGGTGCGCGGCAGGCGAACTACATGCTGCTGCGCCTGCCGAGGGAAGTGGCGCCACTGTTCGAGGAATGGCTGGAGGCGTACTACCCGCAGCGCGCCCGTCATGTCATGAGCATCATCCGCCAGTGCCGGGGTGGCGAGGTCTACGACAGCCGCTTCGGTCACCGCTTCAAGGGCGAGGGACCCTTCGCCGAGCTGCTGGCCCAGCGCTTCGCCGTGGCCATTCGCAAGCTCGGACTGAACCGCCGCCGCGACTATGAACTGGATTGTTCGCGCTTTTGTCCGCCGGGCGGACAGATGGCGTTACTTTAA
- a CDS encoding DUF1835 domain-containing protein: MWHLVCGDNAVDGVARAIGADAAKGIRVLHDDLAVGPLADIERPPCAARAAFWLEVWPQAVTPRPDFGSGLSGDADWLAALAQQARPVTVWHGDSCSEQLLLARVAAALAHSDLPFWEVACGTGDGGVRTRRAVAMIEPEAMSAYHQPRRVEAGRKAQLAAQWHGAVAANADIRRWRDGDFQGEDHAVVDAIFLAACTPDWQPLPRVMAELMAGVDGFFVTDFFAFWRARELADQGRVELGGTAGQHGYGGLNVRLV; encoded by the coding sequence ATGTGGCACCTGGTGTGTGGTGACAACGCGGTCGACGGGGTTGCCCGCGCCATTGGCGCCGACGCTGCCAAGGGCATCCGGGTATTGCACGATGACCTGGCGGTGGGACCGCTGGCGGATATCGAGCGGCCGCCCTGTGCGGCCCGCGCGGCATTCTGGCTGGAGGTCTGGCCCCAGGCGGTGACGCCCAGGCCCGACTTCGGCAGCGGTCTCAGCGGTGACGCCGATTGGCTAGCGGCCCTGGCGCAGCAAGCGCGGCCGGTGACCGTCTGGCACGGCGACAGCTGCTCCGAGCAACTGCTGCTGGCCCGCGTGGCCGCCGCCCTGGCGCACAGCGACCTGCCGTTCTGGGAAGTGGCCTGCGGTACCGGCGACGGCGGCGTCCGCACACGTCGCGCCGTGGCCATGATCGAACCCGAGGCGATGAGCGCCTACCACCAGCCGCGTCGGGTCGAGGCCGGGCGCAAGGCACAGCTGGCTGCGCAATGGCATGGCGCCGTGGCCGCCAATGCGGATATCCGCCGCTGGCGCGACGGCGATTTCCAGGGGGAGGACCACGCAGTCGTGGATGCCATCTTCCTGGCGGCCTGCACGCCGGACTGGCAGCCGTTGCCCCGGGTGATGGCCGAGCTGATGGCGGGTGTCGACGGTTTCTTCGTCACCGATTTCTTCGCCTTCTGGCGCGCACGCGAGCTGGCTGACCAGGGCCGCGTCGAACTGGGTGGGACTGCCGGCCAGCATGGCTACGGTGGGCTTAACGTCCGTCTCGTTTGA
- the ctaD gene encoding cytochrome c oxidase subunit I, protein MSAVIDHDHAGHDHHHGPAKGLMRWVLTTNHKDIGTMYLWFSFAMFLLGGSMAMVIRAELFQPGLQIVQPEFFNQMTTMHGLIMVFGAVMPAFVGLANWMIPLMIGAPDMALPRMNNFSFWLLPAAFGLLVSTLFSAGGGPNFGWTFYAPLSTTYAPESVTFFIFAIHLMGISSIMGAINVIATILNLRAPGMTLMKMPLFVWTWLITAFLLIAVMPVLAGCVTMMLMDIHFGTSFFNAAGGGDPVLFQHVFWFFGHPEVYIMILPAFGAVSAIIPAFARKPLFGYTSMVYATASIAFLSFIVWAHHMFTVGIPLTGELFFMFATMLIAVPTGVKVFNWVTTMWEGSLTFETPMLFAVAFVILFTIGGFSGLMLAIAPADFQYHDTYFVVAHFHYVLVPGAIFGIFASAYFWLPKWTGHMYDETLGKLHFWMSFIGMNMAFFPMHFVGLAGMPRRIPDYNLQFADFNMISSIGAFTFGATQFLFLFIVIKCIRGGAKAPAKPWDGAEGLEWTVPSPAPYHTFSTPPEVK, encoded by the coding sequence ATGAGTGCAGTGATCGACCACGATCATGCCGGGCATGATCACCACCACGGTCCGGCCAAGGGCCTGATGCGCTGGGTGCTGACCACCAACCACAAGGACATCGGCACCATGTACCTGTGGTTCAGCTTCGCCATGTTCCTGCTGGGCGGGTCCATGGCGATGGTGATCCGCGCCGAGCTGTTCCAGCCCGGCCTGCAGATAGTGCAGCCGGAATTCTTCAACCAGATGACCACCATGCATGGCCTGATCATGGTGTTCGGCGCCGTGATGCCGGCCTTCGTCGGCCTGGCCAACTGGATGATCCCGTTGATGATCGGCGCGCCGGACATGGCGTTGCCGCGCATGAACAACTTCAGCTTCTGGCTGCTGCCGGCGGCCTTCGGCCTGCTGGTGAGCACCCTGTTCAGCGCCGGCGGCGGGCCCAACTTCGGCTGGACCTTCTACGCGCCGCTATCGACCACCTACGCGCCGGAAAGCGTCACCTTCTTCATCTTCGCCATCCACCTGATGGGCATCAGCTCGATCATGGGGGCGATCAACGTGATCGCCACCATTCTCAACCTGCGTGCCCCCGGCATGACGCTGATGAAGATGCCGCTGTTCGTCTGGACCTGGCTGATCACCGCCTTCCTGCTGATCGCGGTAATGCCGGTGCTGGCCGGCTGCGTGACCATGATGCTGATGGACATCCACTTCGGCACCAGCTTCTTCAACGCCGCCGGTGGTGGCGACCCCGTGCTGTTCCAGCACGTGTTCTGGTTCTTCGGCCACCCCGAGGTGTACATCATGATCCTGCCCGCCTTCGGTGCGGTCAGCGCGATCATCCCGGCCTTCGCGCGCAAGCCGTTGTTCGGCTACACCTCGATGGTCTACGCCACCGCGTCCATCGCCTTCCTGTCCTTCATCGTCTGGGCGCACCACATGTTCACCGTGGGCATCCCGCTGACCGGTGAGCTGTTCTTCATGTTCGCCACCATGCTGATCGCCGTGCCCACCGGGGTGAAGGTGTTCAACTGGGTGACCACCATGTGGGAAGGCTCGCTGACCTTCGAGACGCCGATGCTGTTCGCCGTGGCCTTCGTCATCCTGTTCACCATCGGCGGTTTCTCCGGCCTGATGCTGGCCATCGCCCCGGCGGACTTCCAGTACCACGACACCTACTTCGTGGTGGCGCACTTCCACTACGTGCTGGTGCCCGGCGCCATCTTCGGCATCTTCGCCTCGGCCTACTTCTGGCTGCCGAAATGGACGGGCCACATGTACGACGAGACCCTCGGCAAGCTGCACTTCTGGATGAGCTTCATCGGCATGAACATGGCCTTCTTCCCCATGCACTTCGTGGGACTGGCAGGCATGCCGCGGCGGATCCCGGACTACAACCTGCAGTTCGCCGACTTCAACATGATCTCTTCCATCGGTGCCTTCACCTTCGGCGCTACCCAGTTCCTCTTCCTGTTCATCGTCATCAAGTGCATCCGTGGTGGCGCCAAGGCCCCGGCCAAGCCTTGGGACGGTGCCGAGGGGCTGGAGTGGACGGTGCCTTCGCCGGCGCCCTATCACACCTTCAGCACGCCGCCGGAAGTGAAGTGA
- a CDS encoding YheV family putative zinc ribbon protein has protein sequence MTATPKRFIAGAVCPACSEMDKIQMWDEDGVPHRECVVCGYADTLNAQGQSVPKELGTRVNQPKSKPADPKVQGVQFFPNPKLKKPGE, from the coding sequence ATGACCGCTACGCCGAAACGCTTCATCGCCGGGGCCGTATGCCCGGCGTGCAGCGAGATGGACAAGATCCAGATGTGGGACGAGGACGGCGTGCCGCACCGTGAGTGCGTCGTCTGTGGCTATGCCGACACCCTCAACGCCCAGGGCCAGTCGGTGCCCAAGGAGCTGGGCACGCGGGTCAACCAGCCCAAGTCCAAGCCGGCCGATCCCAAGGTGCAGGGGGTGCAGTTCTTCCCCAATCCCAAGCTGAAGAAACCCGGCGAATAA
- a CDS encoding cytochrome c oxidase subunit 3, with product MASHENYYVPAQSKWPIIATLGLLITVYGLGTWFNDLKAGRPDSNGPIIFFVGGLFVAYMLFGWFGNVIRESRGGLYSPQMDRSFRWGMSWFIFSEVMFFAAFFGALFYIRHFAGPWLGGEGAKGVSNMLWPNFEFAWPALSNPDPKLFPPPKEVIDPWHLPLINTILLVTSSFTVTFAHHALRKNKRGPLKAWLALTILLGLSFLALQVEEYVHAYRELGLTLGSGIYGATFFMLTGFHGAHVTMGTLILFVMLMRIMRGHFNSEQHFGFEAAAWYWHFVDVVWIGLFIFVYVL from the coding sequence ATGGCTAGTCACGAGAACTACTACGTTCCTGCCCAGAGCAAGTGGCCGATCATTGCCACCCTCGGCCTGCTGATCACGGTCTACGGCCTGGGCACCTGGTTCAACGATCTCAAGGCCGGGCGCCCCGACTCCAACGGGCCGATCATCTTCTTCGTCGGCGGCCTGTTCGTCGCGTACATGTTGTTCGGCTGGTTCGGCAACGTGATCCGCGAGAGCCGCGGCGGCCTCTACAGCCCGCAGATGGACCGCTCCTTCCGCTGGGGGATGAGCTGGTTCATCTTCTCCGAGGTGATGTTCTTCGCGGCCTTCTTCGGTGCCCTCTTCTACATCCGCCACTTCGCCGGGCCCTGGCTCGGCGGCGAAGGCGCCAAGGGTGTCTCCAACATGCTCTGGCCGAACTTCGAGTTCGCCTGGCCGGCGCTGAGCAACCCCGATCCCAAGCTGTTCCCGCCGCCCAAGGAAGTGATCGATCCCTGGCACCTGCCGCTGATCAACACCATCCTGCTGGTGACCTCCAGCTTCACCGTGACCTTCGCCCACCACGCCCTGCGCAAGAACAAGCGCGGTCCGCTCAAGGCCTGGCTGGCGCTGACCATCCTGCTGGGGCTGAGCTTCCTGGCGCTGCAGGTGGAGGAATACGTCCACGCCTACCGCGAGCTGGGGCTGACCCTGGGGTCGGGCATCTACGGCGCCACCTTCTTCATGCTCACCGGCTTCCACGGCGCCCACGTGACCATGGGTACGCTGATCCTGTTCGTGATGCTGATGCGCATCATGCGGGGGCACTTCAACAGTGAGCAGCACTTCGGCTTCGAGGCGGCGGCCTGGTACTGGCACTTCGTGGATGTGGTCTGGATCGGCCTGTTTATCTTCGTCTACGTGCTGTGA
- a CDS encoding heme A synthase has product MDNYKNRPGFRLALFATLLAVVVVLLGAYTRLTHAGLGCPDWPGCYGFIGVPKTEAQLAHAEANFPHAPVEAQKGWNEMVHRYFAGTLGLVILGLAVHALRLRGRDGQPLKLPLLLVAVVVAQAAFGMWTVTLQLWPQVVTAHLLGGFTTLSLLLLLCLRLSSAFPPLALPARLRRWAALGLALVIGQIALGGWVSSNYAAVACVDLPTCHGQWWPAMDFANGFHLTQHIGPNYLGGQLDSDARTAIHMTHRLGALAVTLVLLGLAWQLRGAGLPRLAGLLLAALCLQVGLGVSNVIFHLPLPVAVAHNGGGALLLLVLVSVNYRVRSPQVLVGASSARESGNTEGSRAELAPTVLTSHSK; this is encoded by the coding sequence GTGGATAACTACAAGAACCGGCCCGGATTCCGCCTCGCCCTGTTCGCCACCCTGCTGGCCGTGGTGGTGGTGCTGCTGGGCGCCTATACCCGCCTGACCCACGCCGGCCTCGGCTGCCCCGACTGGCCGGGCTGCTACGGCTTCATCGGCGTACCCAAGACCGAAGCCCAGCTGGCCCACGCCGAGGCCAACTTCCCCCATGCGCCGGTGGAGGCGCAGAAGGGTTGGAACGAGATGGTCCACCGCTACTTCGCCGGCACCCTGGGCCTGGTGATTCTCGGCCTCGCCGTCCACGCCCTGCGCCTGCGCGGTCGTGATGGCCAACCGCTGAAACTGCCGCTGCTGCTGGTGGCCGTGGTCGTCGCCCAGGCCGCTTTCGGCATGTGGACGGTGACCCTGCAGCTCTGGCCCCAGGTGGTCACCGCCCACCTGCTGGGCGGCTTCACCACCCTTTCGCTGTTGTTGCTGCTGTGTCTGCGGCTGTCCAGCGCGTTCCCGCCGCTGGCGCTGCCCGCCCGGCTGCGGCGCTGGGCGGCGCTGGGACTGGCGCTGGTGATCGGCCAGATCGCCCTGGGCGGCTGGGTCAGTTCCAACTACGCGGCGGTGGCCTGCGTCGACCTGCCCACCTGCCACGGCCAATGGTGGCCGGCGATGGACTTCGCCAACGGCTTCCACCTGACCCAGCACATAGGTCCGAACTACCTGGGCGGCCAACTGGACAGCGACGCCCGCACCGCCATCCACATGACCCACCGCCTCGGCGCCCTGGCCGTGACCCTGGTGCTGCTGGGGCTGGCCTGGCAGCTGCGCGGCGCCGGCCTGCCACGCCTCGCCGGGCTGCTGCTGGCGGCCCTGTGCCTGCAGGTGGGGCTGGGCGTCAGCAACGTGATCTTCCATCTGCCGCTGCCGGTGGCGGTGGCCCACAACGGCGGTGGCGCCCTGCTGCTGCTGGTGCTGGTTTCGGTGAACTACCGGGTGCGCAGCCCGCAGGTTCTGGTAGGCGCGAGCTCTGCTCGCGAAAGCGGGAACACCGAAGGTTCGCGAGCAGAGCTCGCTCCTACGGTTCTGACCTCCCACAGCAAATAA
- a CDS encoding SURF1 family protein: MSAFRPGLVPTLVVLALLPILLGLGFWQLSRAEEKRQLLSAAEARRVAAPIDLEQLRSSPDPAYLRVRLNGHFDGAHSLLLDNRIRDGKVGVELLQPFQDSASGQWLLVNRGWLPWPDRRVALAFNTPDSAQELIAWAYVPPGAVFELKHLQGSGWPQLINQVDAAALWQQLGRSGLPLELRLEEGPAALRTGWPVVAMGPEKNLGYAVQWFAMAAALLGLFIYFGLRKGRENNNESSTRHA; encoded by the coding sequence ATGAGTGCCTTCCGGCCCGGCCTGGTGCCCACCCTGGTGGTGCTCGCGCTGCTGCCGATATTGCTCGGGCTGGGCTTCTGGCAGCTGTCCCGCGCCGAGGAAAAGCGCCAGCTGCTGAGCGCCGCCGAGGCTCGCCGCGTCGCCGCCCCCATCGATCTCGAACAACTCCGTTCCAGCCCCGACCCGGCCTACCTGCGGGTTCGCCTCAACGGCCATTTCGACGGCGCCCACAGCCTGCTGCTGGACAACCGGATTCGCGACGGCAAGGTCGGCGTCGAGTTGCTGCAGCCCTTCCAGGACAGCGCCAGTGGCCAGTGGCTGCTGGTCAATCGTGGCTGGCTGCCCTGGCCCGACCGCCGTGTGGCCCTGGCATTCAACACCCCGGACAGCGCACAGGAGCTGATCGCCTGGGCCTACGTGCCGCCGGGGGCCGTTTTCGAACTCAAGCACCTGCAAGGGAGCGGCTGGCCGCAACTGATCAACCAGGTGGACGCCGCCGCCCTCTGGCAGCAGCTCGGGCGCAGTGGCCTGCCCCTGGAGTTGCGCCTGGAAGAAGGCCCGGCGGCGCTTCGCACCGGTTGGCCGGTGGTCGCCATGGGCCCGGAGAAAAACCTCGGCTACGCCGTGCAGTGGTTCGCCATGGCGGCGGCGCTGCTTGGCCTGTTCATCTATTTCGGATTGCGCAAAGGACGGGAGAACAACAATGAATCCAGCACTCGCCATGCCTGA
- a CDS encoding twin transmembrane helix small protein, with the protein MLKAAIVLMLLATLVSLFSGLFFLVKDEGRSSRVVNALTVRVILAALTLALVAWGFYSGQLVSHVTW; encoded by the coding sequence ATGCTCAAGGCTGCGATCGTCCTCATGTTGCTTGCCACCCTGGTCAGCCTGTTCAGCGGCCTTTTCTTCCTGGTCAAGGACGAAGGTCGCAGCTCCCGCGTGGTCAATGCGCTAACGGTTCGTGTGATCCTGGCCGCCCTGACCCTGGCGCTCGTCGCCTGGGGCTTCTACAGCGGCCAGCTCGTGTCCCATGTCACCTGGTAG
- the coxB gene encoding cytochrome c oxidase subunit II: MMRHPRVWMGLLLWSVLAQAEAAWTVNMAPGATEVSRTVFDLHMTIFWICVVIGVLVFGAMFWSMIIHRRSTGQQPSHFHESTTVEILWTVVPFVILVLMAIPATKTLIDIYDTSESDVDIQVTGYQWKWHYKYLGQDVEFFSNLTTPSEQIHNQAEKGEHYLLEVDEPLVIPVGAKVRFLITAADVIHSWWVPALAVKRDAIPGFVNESWTRVDKPGLYRGQCAELCGKDHGFMPIVVEAKSKEDFAKWLAARKEETAKLKELTDKEWTLEELVARGDKVYHTTCAACHQAEGEGLPPMFPALKGSKIATGPKADHLSIVFHGKPGTAMAAFGKQLSEVDIAAVVTYERNSWGNATGDMVTPKEVLALKQAESQ, translated from the coding sequence ATGATGCGACATCCACGAGTCTGGATGGGACTCCTGCTGTGGTCTGTTCTAGCCCAGGCGGAGGCCGCCTGGACGGTCAATATGGCGCCCGGGGCCACCGAGGTCAGCCGCACCGTTTTCGATTTGCACATGACCATCTTCTGGATCTGCGTCGTCATCGGCGTACTGGTCTTCGGTGCCATGTTCTGGTCGATGATCATCCACCGCCGCTCCACCGGACAGCAGCCATCGCACTTCCATGAAAGCACGACGGTCGAGATCCTCTGGACCGTCGTGCCCTTCGTCATCCTGGTGTTGATGGCGATTCCCGCCACCAAGACCCTGATCGACATCTACGACACCTCGGAATCCGACGTGGATATCCAGGTCACCGGCTACCAGTGGAAGTGGCACTACAAGTACCTGGGCCAGGACGTCGAGTTCTTCAGCAACCTGACCACGCCCTCCGAGCAGATCCACAACCAGGCGGAGAAGGGCGAGCATTACCTGCTGGAGGTGGACGAGCCGCTGGTGATCCCGGTGGGCGCCAAGGTGCGCTTCCTGATCACCGCCGCCGACGTGATCCACTCCTGGTGGGTGCCGGCCCTGGCGGTCAAGCGCGATGCCATTCCCGGCTTCGTCAACGAATCCTGGACCCGCGTCGACAAGCCCGGCCTCTACCGTGGCCAGTGCGCCGAGCTGTGCGGCAAGGACCATGGCTTCATGCCCATCGTGGTCGAGGCCAAGTCCAAGGAAGACTTCGCCAAGTGGCTGGCCGCACGCAAGGAAGAAACCGCCAAGCTCAAGGAGCTGACCGACAAGGAATGGACCCTGGAGGAACTGGTCGCGCGGGGTGACAAGGTCTACCACACCACCTGCGCCGCCTGTCACCAGGCCGAAGGCGAGGGCCTGCCGCCGATGTTCCCGGCGCTCAAGGGCTCGAAGATCGCCACCGGTCCCAAGGCCGATCACCTTTCCATCGTCTTCCACGGCAAGCCGGGCACCGCCATGGCGGCCTTCGGCAAGCAACTGTCCGAGGTCGATATCGCCGCGGTCGTCACCTACGAGCGCAATTCCTGGGGTAACGCCACCGGGGACATGGTGACGCCCAAGGAAGTGCTGGCGCTGAAACAGGCGGAAAGCCAATGA
- a CDS encoding carbonic anhydrase — MSNEHDKQGGESAEEALRNIVEGLQRFRDEVFPQQEELFKKLAHEQKPRAMFITCADSRIVPELITQSSPGDLFVTRNVGNVVPPYGQMNGGVSTAIEFAVMALGVHHIIICGHSDCGAMKAVMDPQTLERMPTVKAWLRHAEVAKVVVQENCGCANHEALGVLTEENVVAQLDHLRTHPSVAARLASGQLFIHGWVYDIETSVIRAYDAEQGRFRAIGDGPLPMATPRPRYQAE, encoded by the coding sequence ATGAGCAATGAGCATGACAAGCAAGGCGGTGAGAGTGCTGAAGAGGCGCTGCGGAACATAGTCGAGGGTCTCCAGCGCTTCCGCGACGAGGTGTTCCCGCAACAGGAAGAGTTGTTCAAGAAGCTCGCCCACGAGCAGAAACCCCGCGCCATGTTTATTACCTGCGCCGACTCGCGCATCGTTCCCGAACTGATCACCCAGAGCTCGCCCGGCGACCTGTTCGTGACCCGCAACGTCGGTAACGTGGTCCCGCCCTACGGCCAGATGAACGGTGGCGTGTCCACCGCCATCGAGTTCGCGGTAATGGCCCTCGGCGTGCACCACATCATCATCTGCGGCCACTCCGACTGCGGCGCCATGAAGGCGGTGATGGACCCCCAGACCCTGGAACGCATGCCCACGGTGAAGGCCTGGCTGCGCCACGCCGAAGTGGCCAAGGTGGTGGTCCAGGAGAACTGCGGCTGCGCAAACCACGAAGCCCTGGGCGTGCTCACCGAGGAAAACGTGGTGGCCCAGCTCGACCACCTGCGCACCCACCCGTCGGTGGCGGCGCGCCTGGCCAGCGGCCAGTTGTTCATCCACGGCTGGGTGTATGACATCGAGACGTCGGTGATCCGCGCCTACGACGCCGAGCAGGGGCGTTTCCGCGCCATCGGCGATGGTCCGCTGCCGATGGCTACGCCGCGGCCGCGCTACCAGGCGGAGTAA
- a CDS encoding cytochrome c oxidase assembly protein, producing the protein MNGEMSNRRLILRLLLLVVAMFGFGFALVPIYDVMCQAFGINGKTTGSAYEGAQSEDQQRQVRVQFLATNAAGMSWEFRPKADDLVVHPGASNEMLFVAYNPTDKPMTAQAIPSVAPSKAAAFFHKTECFCFTQQVLQPGQRIEMPVRFIVDRDLPADVHHLTLAYTLFDITARKPPVARNDG; encoded by the coding sequence ATGAACGGGGAAATGAGCAATCGCCGCCTGATCCTGCGCCTGCTGTTGCTGGTGGTGGCGATGTTCGGTTTCGGTTTTGCCCTGGTGCCTATCTACGACGTGATGTGCCAGGCCTTCGGCATCAACGGCAAGACCACCGGGTCGGCCTACGAAGGGGCCCAGAGCGAAGACCAGCAGCGCCAGGTGCGGGTGCAGTTCCTCGCCACCAATGCGGCGGGGATGAGCTGGGAATTCCGCCCCAAGGCGGATGACCTGGTGGTGCACCCGGGGGCGAGCAACGAAATGCTCTTCGTGGCCTACAACCCCACCGACAAGCCGATGACCGCCCAGGCGATTCCCAGCGTGGCGCCGTCAAAGGCGGCGGCTTTCTTCCACAAGACCGAATGCTTCTGCTTCACCCAGCAGGTCCTGCAACCCGGCCAGCGCATCGAGATGCCGGTGCGCTTCATCGTCGATCGTGATCTGCCGGCCGACGTGCATCACCTGACCCTTGCTTACACGCTGTTCGATATCACCGCCCGCAAGCCACCAGTCGCCAGGAATGACGGCTGA